From the genome of Planctomycetia bacterium, one region includes:
- a CDS encoding serine/threonine protein kinase — MSEKIGTFQVLNKLGVGAHSSILQIRRNSDGRQYALKIVKIESEDDLKFLDQAEHEFEVAKKLDHPNLIKIHALEKQKSFGFFGGVKEVKQLIEFVNGKTLDQFKIIPPPVQLQIFRDIASALEMMHRRNICHGDIKPNNIMLSRSGQVKVIDYGLAWIKGQDKHRIQGTPEYMAPEQVKMQVSEKSDMFNFGATMYRLLTWQHIPLVLPQGDNSVPLDEDGWKRHYKPVAARNPQCIPALAQLVDRCLAYRSSHRPENMHEVHQNLQLLVSKHVLNEDDQLSCWEWP; from the coding sequence ATGTCTGAAAAAATTGGTACATTTCAGGTACTGAACAAATTGGGGGTAGGCGCTCACAGTTCGATTCTGCAAATACGACGAAACAGCGATGGCCGACAATATGCCCTTAAAATCGTTAAGATCGAATCAGAAGACGATTTGAAATTCCTCGATCAGGCAGAACATGAATTTGAAGTAGCCAAAAAACTCGATCACCCCAACCTGATCAAAATACATGCTCTGGAAAAACAGAAATCGTTTGGTTTCTTCGGCGGTGTCAAGGAAGTCAAGCAACTCATCGAGTTTGTCAATGGTAAGACACTCGACCAGTTTAAAATCATTCCACCGCCCGTTCAGTTACAGATTTTCCGGGATATCGCCTCAGCACTTGAGATGATGCATCGCCGCAACATCTGCCATGGTGATATCAAACCTAACAACATCATGCTCAGTCGCAGTGGTCAGGTGAAAGTCATTGATTATGGCCTGGCTTGGATTAAAGGGCAGGATAAACATCGTATCCAGGGCACGCCAGAATACATGGCTCCCGAACAAGTCAAAATGCAGGTCAGTGAAAAGTCTGACATGTTCAATTTCGGCGCTACCATGTACCGTTTGCTGACATGGCAACATATTCCACTGGTATTACCTCAAGGCGACAATTCTGTTCCCCTTGATGAGGATGGATGGAAACGGCATTACAAACCGGTAGCTGCACGCAATCCACAATGCATACCCGCCCTGGCGCAACTGGTTGACAGGTGCCTGGCTTATCGGTCCAGCCATCGTCCGGAAAACATGCATGAGGTACATCAGAATCTGCAACTTCTGGTTTCCAAACATGTTCTTAACGAAGATGATCAACTTTCCTGCTGGGAATGGCCGTGA
- a CDS encoding DUF3754 domain-containing protein: MAEYTDREHYIPVRRNELIDLLCNVEGVTPEQQKQWRIISNLLASLFHFEFLRIIEELAEDYAPFDPDRETTLLRSVSTMDRSIQLGKLFSTFSHMLIRANFHHVTEEELTAALQGRSRWGLSMDVDFGIFDRLSVYVRGKTTGKRSFRNWKRMWKMEEVEVPIYRRLVIMLKLREDSKTRIGPEVNSSGVYMKAFKDIPQEDMEMLLPGARLKMSNIDKTKLSFPLLTFFILTAWNAVIVPILKLVGLAFIKGPVGAGALGIWSLAAASGTYGYRSYYSYNFTRNQYSLQLTRSLYYQNLDNNAGVLYNLLNEAEHQEWREAILGYFCLWKFAPQEGWTAEQLDDFIEDFLEKQTGQIVDFEIHDSLAKLERFGLVTRHGDQIRIVPLEKAIDTLHEAWDKEFEKAIHGAESMENES; encoded by the coding sequence ATGGCAGAATACACGGACCGCGAGCATTACATCCCCGTTCGCCGAAACGAACTGATTGACCTGCTGTGCAACGTTGAGGGTGTCACTCCCGAACAGCAAAAACAGTGGCGCATCATTTCCAATCTGCTGGCCTCGCTGTTTCACTTCGAATTCCTGCGAATCATTGAAGAATTAGCGGAAGATTATGCACCTTTCGATCCTGATCGTGAAACGACGCTATTGCGATCGGTCAGTACGATGGATCGCTCTATTCAGTTGGGAAAACTGTTCTCTACGTTCTCCCATATGCTCATACGGGCTAATTTCCACCATGTCACGGAAGAAGAACTGACCGCTGCCCTCCAAGGTCGCAGCCGCTGGGGCCTGAGCATGGATGTCGATTTCGGTATCTTTGACCGCTTATCGGTCTATGTTCGCGGAAAAACTACCGGCAAACGCAGTTTCCGTAACTGGAAACGCATGTGGAAAATGGAGGAAGTGGAAGTTCCGATATATCGTCGACTGGTCATTATGCTCAAGCTGCGGGAAGATTCCAAGACACGCATCGGCCCCGAGGTAAACAGTTCCGGTGTTTACATGAAAGCCTTCAAGGACATTCCACAGGAAGATATGGAAATGCTCCTGCCCGGCGCCAGGCTCAAGATGAGCAATATTGACAAGACCAAGCTCAGCTTTCCACTGCTCACGTTTTTTATTCTCACTGCCTGGAATGCGGTGATCGTTCCCATTCTGAAACTGGTGGGATTGGCCTTCATCAAAGGTCCGGTCGGTGCCGGGGCGCTTGGCATATGGAGCTTGGCTGCTGCTTCCGGCACGTACGGCTACCGCAGCTACTATTCCTACAATTTCACACGAAATCAGTACAGTTTGCAACTGACTCGCAGCTTGTATTATCAGAACCTAGATAACAATGCAGGCGTGCTCTACAACCTGCTCAACGAAGCGGAACATCAGGAATGGCGGGAAGCCATCCTGGGCTACTTCTGCCTATGGAAATTTGCACCGCAGGAAGGTTGGACCGCAGAACAATTAGACGACTTCATTGAAGATTTTCTGGAGAAACAGACTGGGCAGATCGTGGACTTTGAAATTCATGATTCACTGGCCAAGCTGGAACGCTTCGGATTGGTAACTCGTCACGGTGATCAGATTCGAATTGTTCCACTGGAGAAAGCGATCGACACGCTGCATGAGGCCTGGGATAAGGAATTCGAAAAAGCGATTCACGGTGCAGAATCGATGGAAAACGAATCCTGA
- a CDS encoding trypsin-like serine protease — translation MNTMLRSGLVFSLFFVVFSTSQAGVIRHDRPDASYTNLAAQPQFNGIGTVEFFSPSAGTLIAPNWLLTAGHLPGITEVTFGLGTPNQTSYQVLQNVPHPNWTGSVINGNDFRLIQLNGNPIADGVATQVYSLYRGPILDQVVTNVGYGATGNGVTGYDPNSFGTRRAGNMMIRSYFIEGNNVFNNTTLTRTTPTTIMLADFISPDTNLSTLLSIINGFNTTAAPQDLEYMLGPRDSGSPVFFFDNGVWKIAGVSSFIATQNAQGQGPQGIYGDVSGFAVFDDFTANWIHTTAIPEPGTIILTSLLVAAGLGAGWYRYRSRQRDEQQLIDMPE, via the coding sequence GTGAACACGATGCTTCGCTCAGGTCTCGTTTTCAGCCTGTTTTTCGTTGTTTTCTCAACATCACAGGCCGGGGTCATCCGGCATGACCGCCCCGATGCATCCTACACCAACCTAGCTGCTCAGCCTCAGTTTAATGGTATCGGAACCGTTGAATTCTTTTCACCCTCCGCAGGTACCCTGATCGCACCGAACTGGCTGCTGACGGCTGGACACCTTCCCGGTATTACTGAAGTTACCTTTGGATTAGGGACACCCAATCAAACTTCTTACCAGGTCTTGCAGAATGTCCCCCATCCCAACTGGACTGGCAGCGTCATCAATGGTAACGATTTTCGACTGATTCAGCTGAACGGCAACCCCATTGCTGACGGTGTGGCAACGCAGGTCTATTCGCTCTACCGCGGACCTATTCTCGATCAGGTTGTTACCAACGTTGGCTATGGAGCAACGGGGAACGGAGTCACCGGGTATGACCCCAACTCCTTCGGCACCCGGCGCGCCGGTAACATGATGATCCGCAGCTACTTCATCGAAGGCAATAACGTCTTTAACAATACCACCCTGACGCGAACCACTCCCACCACCATTATGCTGGCTGATTTCATCAGTCCCGATACCAATCTTTCAACCTTGCTTTCAATCATCAATGGATTCAATACCACTGCTGCACCACAAGATCTGGAGTACATGCTCGGACCACGCGACAGCGGCAGCCCCGTCTTTTTTTTCGATAATGGTGTGTGGAAGATTGCCGGCGTCAGCAGTTTCATTGCAACGCAAAATGCACAAGGGCAAGGCCCGCAGGGAATCTATGGTGATGTATCAGGCTTTGCAGTTTTCGATGATTTCACCGCCAACTGGATTCATACCACAGCCATTCCCGAACCAGGCACGATAATCTTGACTTCACTGTTGGTCGCTGCAGGGCTTGGCGCTGGCTGGTATCGATATCGTTCACGCCAGAGGGATGAACAACAGTTGATCGACATGCCTGAATAA
- a CDS encoding FHA domain-containing protein produces MASLYVIQGSDEGKRFELTTQVVGLGREANNTVRLHDTEASRRHSELRLLPNGTHQLLDLGSSNGTFVNGKMIKDVVLKPGDEIRIGQTTLVYLALSGNEETVTVEQPKNKSAEVDLVGKPADDVPSAIVKTVSDTAGARLLAKPTETAANPWLRNALANLSVMYQATQAVSHIVDNDQLLDRIMDLIFETIQADRGCFMLRHDNDRFEAKSIRFREGKEQREKITISKTIMDHVLKKGLGVLTSDAAHDKRFRAGPSVQEQGIREALCVPMKGRHETIGVLYLDVKANMADLAQQGEGTTRLTEDHLMLAAAIAHQAALALEDTRYYRAMMQSERLAAVGQTIAAISHHIKNILQGLKSGSDLLKLGINEDNRPLLLQGWKTLEKNQVRIYDLVMDMLSYSKEREPSLEETDLTTVANEVIDLLEGRARELNITIEKKYDPLLKPLQADAEGLHKALLNIVSNAVDALQETNDATITISTVLENNGRWAQLVVQDNGPGIPPEIQANIFKPFVSTKGSKGTGLGLAVSRKIMREHGGDVILHSSLGHGAKFIMRLPLPASDAAGQRRTMLIDESPAGA; encoded by the coding sequence GTGGCTTCGCTGTACGTCATTCAAGGTTCTGATGAAGGCAAGCGTTTTGAACTGACTACCCAGGTAGTCGGCTTGGGGCGTGAAGCGAATAACACCGTACGTCTTCATGATACTGAAGCCTCACGGCGTCATTCTGAATTGAGGTTACTGCCCAATGGCACGCATCAATTACTCGACCTCGGCAGCAGCAACGGCACTTTCGTCAATGGAAAGATGATCAAGGATGTGGTGCTCAAGCCGGGCGATGAAATCCGCATCGGCCAGACCACGCTTGTTTATCTTGCACTCAGTGGCAACGAAGAGACCGTAACGGTAGAGCAACCTAAAAACAAGTCAGCAGAAGTAGACCTCGTTGGTAAGCCTGCCGACGATGTTCCGTCAGCCATCGTAAAAACTGTCAGTGATACCGCAGGCGCCCGGTTGCTGGCCAAGCCGACAGAAACCGCAGCCAACCCCTGGCTGCGAAACGCCCTGGCTAACTTGAGCGTAATGTACCAGGCCACGCAGGCAGTCAGCCACATTGTCGATAACGATCAACTGCTCGACCGGATCATGGATTTGATCTTTGAAACGATTCAAGCGGACCGGGGTTGTTTCATGCTTCGGCATGACAACGACCGTTTTGAGGCCAAGTCGATTCGTTTTCGTGAAGGCAAGGAACAGCGTGAAAAGATCACGATCAGCAAGACGATCATGGATCACGTGCTGAAAAAAGGCCTGGGGGTACTCACTTCCGATGCAGCCCATGACAAACGGTTCCGTGCAGGCCCCAGTGTGCAGGAGCAGGGTATTCGGGAAGCATTGTGCGTGCCCATGAAGGGTCGGCATGAAACGATTGGGGTGTTGTATCTTGATGTCAAAGCCAACATGGCTGATCTGGCTCAACAAGGAGAAGGCACCACCCGTCTCACTGAAGATCATCTGATGCTGGCAGCCGCCATTGCTCACCAGGCTGCACTGGCGCTGGAAGATACACGATACTATCGTGCCATGATGCAGTCAGAACGCCTGGCAGCTGTCGGGCAAACCATTGCAGCGATCAGTCATCACATCAAGAATATTCTGCAGGGACTGAAGAGTGGTTCCGATCTGTTGAAACTAGGCATCAACGAAGACAACAGACCGCTGTTGCTGCAAGGCTGGAAAACACTGGAAAAGAACCAGGTTCGCATTTACGACCTGGTCATGGATATGCTCAGCTACTCCAAAGAGCGTGAGCCTTCACTGGAAGAAACCGATTTGACTACTGTGGCTAACGAGGTCATCGACCTGCTGGAAGGGCGAGCCAGGGAACTGAATATCACGATTGAAAAGAAATATGATCCGCTGTTAAAACCCTTGCAAGCCGATGCTGAGGGATTGCATAAAGCGCTGCTCAACATCGTCAGCAATGCGGTGGATGCATTGCAGGAGACAAATGACGCAACAATTACGATATCCACCGTACTGGAAAACAATGGCCGCTGGGCACAACTGGTAGTCCAGGACAATGGCCCAGGAATCCCTCCAGAAATCCAGGCGAATATTTTCAAGCCGTTTGTCTCCACCAAAGGTTCCAAAGGCACGGGGCTTGGCCTGGCGGTTTCACGCAAGATCATGCGGGAACATGGTGGTGATGTGATCTTGCACAGTTCTCTTGGTCATGGCGCGAAGTTTATTATGCGACTGCCACTGCCGGCCAGCGATGCAGCCGGGCAGCGTCGTACGATGCTGATTGATGAAAGCCCAGCAGGGGCATAA
- a CDS encoding DUF4440 domain-containing protein — MSLSSEELNLIQLTQKLLDAITAKDWAVYQALTNSSITCFEPEACGNLVQGMPFHQFYFQLGGGSRPGLVTLVQPHVRIMGDVAVVSYIRLIQSVADTGPQTVAFEETRIWQKNGSAWKQVHFHRSAAGSTRKE, encoded by the coding sequence ATGTCGCTCTCATCAGAAGAACTGAACCTGATCCAACTCACACAAAAGCTGCTGGATGCCATCACAGCGAAAGACTGGGCGGTCTATCAGGCACTCACCAATTCCTCGATAACCTGTTTTGAACCAGAAGCATGTGGAAACCTGGTGCAGGGTATGCCCTTTCATCAGTTCTATTTCCAACTGGGAGGCGGTTCACGGCCCGGCCTGGTCACACTGGTTCAGCCACATGTTCGCATCATGGGCGATGTGGCCGTGGTCAGTTACATTCGTCTGATTCAAAGCGTAGCCGACACGGGGCCACAGACCGTTGCTTTTGAAGAAACACGGATCTGGCAGAAAAATGGCTCTGCCTGGAAACAGGTACACTTTCACCGTTCTGCTGCAGGTTCCACCCGAAAGGAATGA
- a CDS encoding glycerol-3-phosphate dehydrogenase/oxidase: MNRTSMMQRGLARTEPWDMIIIGGGATGVGIAVDAASRGYQIILLEQHDFGKGTSSRSTKLVHGGVRYLEQGNLSLVMEALKERGLLRQNAPHLVCDLAFVVPSYTWWESPFYGFGLKVYNLLSGKYKFGPTERLSKEETLQRLPNIKTEGLRGGVVYYDGQFDDARLLINLVTTAAEQGATLLNYVAVTGLLQDDDGFLQGVRARDMETGREHTLQGKVVINATGAFSDSIRQMADPDARNMIVPSQGIHLVFDRSFLPGDSAIMVPHTTDGRVMFAIPWHGHTLVGTTDVAIEKATLEPQATQQEIEFILETSGRYLQKAPTRSDILSVFTGIRPLVQSGHGKNTAALSRDHTIHIDNSGLLTIAGGKWTTYRNMAQDAVDQAITLAQLEEEPCITRTLQIHGYHQNAEQFGPLGVYGADAPAILDLGRQDVSLKVKLHPDLPYIRAEVVWATRYEMARTVEDVLARRTRALFLNAHAACAMAPAVASIMAKELGYDAAWEADQVKQFEATASQYLPMEQHARKG, from the coding sequence ATGAACCGCACCAGTATGATGCAACGTGGTCTGGCTCGTACAGAACCGTGGGACATGATCATCATTGGTGGCGGTGCAACCGGTGTGGGCATTGCAGTTGATGCCGCTTCGCGGGGCTATCAGATCATCCTGCTGGAACAGCACGATTTTGGTAAAGGGACTTCGAGCCGAAGCACCAAGCTTGTGCATGGCGGTGTGCGATATCTGGAACAGGGCAATCTGTCTCTGGTGATGGAGGCACTGAAAGAACGTGGCTTGCTCCGTCAAAACGCTCCACATCTGGTTTGCGACTTGGCATTTGTTGTTCCCAGCTACACCTGGTGGGAATCGCCTTTTTATGGCTTCGGTCTGAAAGTCTACAATCTGCTATCAGGCAAGTACAAGTTTGGCCCCACCGAACGACTTTCCAAAGAAGAAACCCTGCAACGACTGCCCAACATCAAGACGGAGGGACTGCGAGGTGGAGTGGTTTATTACGATGGCCAGTTTGACGATGCTCGCTTGTTGATCAATCTGGTAACCACCGCGGCAGAGCAGGGTGCCACCCTCCTCAATTATGTTGCAGTGACAGGATTGCTTCAGGATGACGATGGCTTTCTTCAGGGTGTGCGGGCACGCGACATGGAAACAGGTCGCGAACACACCCTTCAAGGAAAAGTTGTCATCAATGCGACTGGAGCTTTCAGTGATTCCATCCGCCAAATGGCTGATCCAGATGCCAGGAACATGATTGTACCCAGCCAGGGTATTCATCTGGTGTTTGATCGTTCCTTCCTTCCCGGCGACAGTGCCATCATGGTACCTCACACGACCGATGGTCGCGTCATGTTTGCTATCCCCTGGCACGGACATACTCTCGTGGGTACCACCGATGTTGCCATCGAAAAGGCAACGCTGGAACCGCAGGCCACCCAGCAGGAAATCGAGTTCATCCTCGAAACCTCGGGACGTTATTTGCAGAAGGCACCAACGCGAAGTGATATCCTCAGTGTGTTTACTGGCATCCGGCCGCTGGTGCAATCGGGGCATGGCAAGAACACTGCTGCACTTTCCCGCGATCATACCATCCACATTGATAACTCCGGGTTACTCACCATCGCAGGGGGCAAATGGACCACTTATCGCAACATGGCACAGGACGCGGTCGATCAAGCCATCACCCTGGCTCAATTGGAAGAGGAGCCCTGCATCACCCGAACACTGCAGATTCATGGTTACCATCAGAATGCAGAACAATTCGGACCATTGGGTGTTTACGGTGCCGATGCACCAGCCATTCTTGATCTTGGTCGTCAGGATGTTTCACTGAAAGTAAAACTACATCCTGATTTGCCTTACATACGTGCCGAGGTGGTGTGGGCTACCCGTTATGAAATGGCACGAACCGTGGAAGATGTGCTGGCACGACGCACCCGAGCTCTCTTTCTGAATGCCCACGCTGCTTGTGCGATGGCTCCTGCTGTTGCGTCGATCATGGCAAAAGAACTCGGATATGATGCGGCTTGGGAAGCTGACCAGGTCAAACAATTCGAAGCAACTGCCAGCCAGTATTTGCCGATGGAGCAACATGCCCGGAAAGGATAA
- a CDS encoding DNA-3-methyladenine glycosylase, whose translation MPGKDKPLVRSFYQVPAEVLAPALLGTILVRQSGNRLFRARIVETEAYVGTHDLACHAAKGRTKRTEIMFGPAGIAYVYLIYGMYHMLNIVASREEDAQAVLIRGAVPLDDWNADLSGPGKLARQFGITREHNGWDLTHPDFCLHPGGTDRPVIQITKRIGIDYAGEWKDKLLRFIDGRYVKR comes from the coding sequence ATGCCCGGAAAGGATAAGCCTTTAGTCAGATCGTTTTACCAAGTACCAGCAGAAGTGCTGGCGCCGGCTCTGTTGGGTACTATTCTGGTCAGACAATCGGGGAACCGGCTGTTCCGTGCACGCATTGTTGAAACCGAAGCGTATGTCGGAACCCACGACCTGGCGTGTCATGCAGCCAAGGGGCGGACGAAACGCACTGAAATCATGTTTGGCCCGGCAGGTATTGCCTATGTCTACCTTATTTACGGCATGTATCACATGTTGAACATCGTTGCCAGCCGTGAGGAAGATGCCCAGGCTGTGTTGATCCGTGGTGCAGTGCCACTGGATGACTGGAATGCTGATCTATCGGGGCCGGGCAAACTCGCCCGCCAGTTTGGGATTACCAGAGAACACAACGGCTGGGATTTAACGCATCCTGATTTCTGTCTACATCCCGGTGGAACCGATCGGCCGGTTATCCAAATCACGAAACGCATCGGCATCGACTATGCGGGCGAATGGAAAGATAAGTTATTGCGGTTCATTGATGGTCGATATGTCAAACGGTGA
- a CDS encoding sugar phosphate isomerase/epimerase has protein sequence MAAFIKLSAFADEISPDPVEQFDLLARCKVRHVELRSAWKTNVLDLSEEQISTIEKLLKERGMALSAIGSPIGKVKITDPWEPHWKRFQRAVELAKRFNTPNIRIFSYYPADDGKPWSDHRPAVLDRMQQKVEYAEKAGVRLVHENESRIYGEDPVRVLDLFRSIDSPAFKAVYDAANYVHGGYEPLNAWHMTKSFTTHLHIKDWIHGQEKGVLAGTGQGRIPESLADAWQLGYEGFATLEPHLLGGGPTGGITGPELFPNAIEALVKILNQLGYPHDAR, from the coding sequence ATGGCAGCATTTATCAAGCTCAGTGCATTTGCAGATGAAATCAGTCCTGATCCGGTCGAGCAGTTCGATTTGCTCGCTCGCTGCAAGGTGCGACATGTTGAGTTACGCTCAGCCTGGAAAACCAATGTGCTCGATCTGAGCGAAGAACAGATCAGTACAATTGAAAAGCTGCTCAAAGAACGAGGCATGGCTCTGTCTGCGATCGGTTCACCGATTGGCAAAGTGAAAATCACCGACCCGTGGGAGCCTCATTGGAAACGATTTCAGCGTGCTGTCGAACTGGCAAAACGATTTAACACGCCGAACATCAGAATCTTCAGCTATTATCCCGCAGACGATGGCAAACCCTGGTCGGATCATCGCCCTGCCGTGTTGGACAGAATGCAGCAGAAAGTTGAATATGCAGAAAAAGCAGGCGTTCGATTAGTGCATGAAAATGAGTCACGCATCTACGGAGAAGATCCTGTCCGCGTGCTCGATCTGTTCCGTTCCATCGACAGCCCTGCATTCAAGGCAGTCTACGATGCTGCCAACTATGTGCATGGTGGCTACGAGCCGCTCAATGCCTGGCACATGACCAAATCCTTTACAACGCATCTCCACATTAAAGACTGGATTCACGGCCAGGAAAAAGGTGTGCTGGCAGGAACAGGTCAGGGACGTATCCCCGAATCGCTGGCTGATGCATGGCAGCTTGGCTACGAAGGTTTCGCTACCCTGGAGCCGCATCTGCTCGGCGGCGGTCCAACTGGTGGCATCACCGGACCGGAGCTATTCCCCAATGCTATTGAAGCACTGGTGAAAATTCTTAATCAACTGGGCTACCCTCACGATGCCCGTTAA
- a CDS encoding ATP-grasp domain-containing protein has product MKFGITYTLKDHELDTRHLPDDWQEELDSPVTIDAIAQVLAKMGHEVVKLGDGPDLIQLLGREKPDMVFNLAEGRGVSRSREAWVPSILEMLGIPFTASDPLTCAVTLEKDYAKRLAAAAGVQVPPGVVLQPGDPLPDPHSLGLTYPLLIKPAWEGSSKGIRLRCLVHQPNELLAVIKEVRGDYAQPVLIEEFIQGDEVTVGLVGNGQELACIGMMHIQPKQHNNHFIYSLEVKRDWENQVTYHSPPNLPATVLEKTANAAKQAFLALGCRDLARADFRIRNGIPYFIEINPLPGLNPDYSDLVILSRQMGIDYESLIKSIVEAALKRCQSSLK; this is encoded by the coding sequence ATGAAATTCGGCATTACCTATACGCTCAAAGACCATGAACTCGATACGCGTCATCTCCCCGATGACTGGCAGGAAGAACTCGATAGTCCAGTAACCATTGATGCTATAGCACAGGTTTTAGCGAAGATGGGCCACGAGGTCGTCAAACTGGGCGATGGTCCAGACCTGATCCAACTGCTGGGGCGCGAGAAGCCTGACATGGTGTTCAACCTGGCAGAAGGCCGTGGCGTTTCTCGATCACGCGAAGCCTGGGTTCCCTCCATTCTGGAAATGCTGGGTATTCCCTTTACCGCATCTGATCCTTTGACCTGTGCTGTGACTCTGGAAAAAGACTATGCCAAACGATTGGCAGCTGCTGCAGGAGTGCAGGTTCCTCCGGGTGTTGTCTTGCAGCCTGGCGATCCATTGCCTGATCCCCATTCATTGGGATTAACTTATCCGCTGCTCATTAAGCCAGCCTGGGAAGGATCGAGCAAAGGCATCCGACTGCGATGTCTGGTTCACCAACCCAATGAACTTCTGGCTGTCATTAAAGAAGTTCGAGGCGATTACGCTCAACCCGTTTTGATCGAAGAGTTCATTCAAGGCGATGAGGTAACAGTGGGATTAGTGGGCAATGGTCAAGAACTGGCATGTATTGGGATGATGCACATACAACCGAAACAACATAACAATCACTTTATTTACAGTCTGGAAGTGAAGCGCGATTGGGAAAACCAGGTCACCTACCACTCGCCGCCCAATCTGCCTGCAACAGTGCTGGAGAAGACAGCGAACGCAGCCAAACAGGCATTTCTGGCCCTGGGCTGCAGAGATTTAGCCCGTGCCGATTTCCGTATTCGAAATGGAATACCTTACTTTATCGAGATCAATCCACTGCCAGGCCTGAATCCCGACTACAGCGATCTGGTGATATTATCCCGCCAGATGGGAATCGATTACGAATCACTGATCAAATCGATCGTGGAAGCTGCACTTAAACGTTGTCAGAGTTCACTCAAATAA
- a CDS encoding alpha/beta hydrolase, whose translation MLQTEKWNRQGLASEPIAYGSKIAHLPGYLARYFVIGNPDSPPLIVLSGLAGGMDISLPLASRLSQQFCVYVLQSRGEDSPYDLSVRTGMEQLGTDCIEFQKALGLERPLIFGHGFGAISALEAARQCPGRIAGIIAQGIAPSYSTLLNELLLQQVLQPAHQNASSENLFSLMFGTRWILPQLLELAVTLCRRTDIGVVSRRLELLSQFDIDHYIDRLRQVPLLIQSATHDVFGTPESWKPWRRMLPRMALQTIDFAGHFAFLTHGESVASQIERFASRRLGVPMQLPAV comes from the coding sequence ATGCTTCAGACTGAGAAATGGAATCGCCAAGGATTGGCTAGCGAACCAATTGCATACGGCAGCAAAATTGCCCATCTTCCAGGTTACCTCGCTCGCTATTTTGTGATAGGCAATCCAGATTCTCCTCCCCTTATTGTGCTGAGCGGTTTGGCTGGTGGAATGGATATATCGTTGCCTCTTGCCAGCAGACTGAGTCAGCAATTCTGTGTCTATGTTCTGCAAAGCCGTGGCGAAGATTCGCCTTACGATCTTTCGGTTCGAACAGGCATGGAGCAATTAGGAACAGACTGCATTGAGTTTCAGAAGGCTCTTGGGCTGGAACGGCCCTTGATTTTTGGTCACGGCTTTGGTGCCATTAGTGCCTTAGAAGCAGCTCGACAGTGCCCAGGCAGAATCGCTGGGATTATTGCCCAGGGAATTGCTCCTTCATATTCGACCCTTCTCAACGAATTGCTGCTCCAGCAGGTGTTGCAGCCAGCTCATCAAAATGCCAGCAGCGAGAATCTGTTTTCCCTCATGTTTGGAACACGCTGGATACTTCCGCAACTACTGGAACTGGCGGTAACGCTTTGCCGACGCACTGACATCGGCGTGGTTTCCCGTCGCCTGGAACTGCTATCGCAGTTTGATATAGATCATTACATCGATCGCCTTCGACAGGTTCCGTTATTGATACAGTCTGCCACGCATGATGTGTTCGGGACTCCGGAGTCCTGGAAGCCCTGGCGGCGTATGCTGCCTCGCATGGCATTGCAAACGATTGATTTTGCAGGCCACTTTGCCTTTCTGACGCACGGTGAATCGGTAGCATCGCAGATTGAACGCTTTGCCAGCCGTCGTCTGGGCGTGCCGATGCAACTGCCTGCGGTCTAA